The Megalobrama amblycephala isolate DHTTF-2021 linkage group LG1, ASM1881202v1, whole genome shotgun sequence genome segment AAGTCACCTCATCCACTCTGCCAGGAGCCCCAAGTTCAGCTCCAGCCTGCAGCAGCTGCCGGGGCCAGACCGCAGGCGGCGGATACCAGTGCAGGTTAGAGAGATCTCTGTGAGGTGGATGCCTGTATAATTTCTTTCTGTGGTGCATTTCAAAGggaaacacacatatattatgattgaatgatttatatatatgatttataaCTGGATGCCTGGTTTAATGGATGCCTTTCAGTTAGTTGTTTCCCTTTGTATGTTTCATTGTGTTTGGTTTCTTTCTGCACAGTGTGTGTACCTCCTGCACTCTGTGTGAGCCTTGTAGCTTCTCACATGATCCAAGCCACAACCTTGTGAGAGCCAGAACTCCCCTGTCTATTCCTGAGCACGGCTCCCCAGCACCAGACCACAGCAGGTGGGCCTCTGTCCTCTGCCCTCTGCTGTTTGTGATGAATTGCTGTTAAAGTTCAGAAAGTTGAgcatatttttctctttttctgcaGGTTCTACAGAAGGGGTGACCGGAGCTTTCGCAAGGCCGAGAAGCAGCGTCTTAAAGCGGAGAAGCGTCAGCTCAAGGCGGAGGTGAAGGAGATCAGGAAGCAGCTGAGGATGGAGAGGAGGGGGCTGCAGTGGAGCACTGCTGGAGAAGGGAGCTCTTCACCCGTCCTGCTGCAGCCACGCGCCACACAGGCAAACAGCCCAGAGTAAGAGCTTGCACCCCTTTACCACCTGAGGAAGaacatattaaagggatagttcacaaaGAAACCCTATGCTGTTAtcttttctgtggaacacaatcttttcttttcttttctctggAAAAATCATTTCTGCCATGAAGCGTTGTCCCAAATGTGAGAAATGACACCACACCATATTAATTGGCTGAACTGATCAGATCAGTTAAAAATGCAGCTAGTGATGATAAGATGCCATTTAATTTATACTGTCTTGGTTGCAGTCGTCCAAAACGTCCATGCCCGCTGGCAGTGCCAGCTATGACAGCTCTgctcctggatgaaaacctgcCTGATGGATCACGTCTGCGTCCTGGGACCAAGTTCATTAAATACtggaaaatgaaaaacagtgGAAGAGTGTGCTGGGACTCTGAGACCAAGGTACTCTtcaacagacacacacaaattcctaaacacacacaataaaaaaaatatgaacctGATTGTGTCCCATTTCGACCTCAGTTGAAGTTCATGTGGGGGAACCTGGCAGTGGGCTCGGGCGAAAGATGGCGGGAGGTCGCAGTACCCACACTACAGCCAGGACAGGTGGGTGTGGTCAGCGTGGCACTTTGTGCTCCGACGTTGGAGGGCACCTATACATCCCATTGGCGCCTGGCACACAGAGGAGAGCAGTTTGGGCCGCGTGTTTGGTGCAGCATCGTTGTGGATCCACATGCTCCTACAGCCATCTGTGCTGACGGGCTGCTGGTGTCTCCCTGTGTCACCCCGCAGGTAAGACAACGATCCTGAGACACCCTCAGCCCCCCTAGAAATTTTTATATGTGCAACTATTCTAATGTACAATGGTCAAATGTTAATTGGTCATTatgataaatattattgttaGCGAAAAcgaaatgacattttttaactgaaattaaaaaaactaacataacagaagaaaaacatacaataaaaaactctactaaaatgcattttcatGACTCCAAAAAACGGACACAAATTAATTTTAGATTGTTTTTGATACatgatatacaggtgctggtcatataattagaatatcgtgaaaaagttcattttttttattataaattatttaaaaaaatgaaactttcatttattctagattcctacatgtaaagtaaaacatttcaaaagttttttttttttttttttttaaatttgttgattagagcgtacagctaatgaaagtccaaaatccagtatctcaaaatattagaatatttaaatttttcattaaatgaccatccctacagtatcaattccgggtatctcttgttctttgaaaccacactaatggagAAGACTgttgacttggcaatggtccaggagacaatcattgacaccctccacaaagagagtaagtcacagaaggtcattactgaatgtggtggctgtttacagagtgatgtatcaaagcatattaaatgcaaagttgactagaaggaagaaattgggtaggcaaaggtgcacaagcaacagggatgaccacaagcttgagaatactgtcaagtaaagccgattcaaacacttgggagagcttcacaatgagtcgaatgaagccggagtcagcgcatcaagagttaccacactcagacatcttcaggaaaaaaactaccaagccacttctgaaacagaaacaacatcagaagcatcttacctgggctaaggagaaaaagaactggacagtgaacagtgggcgaaagtcttcttttcagataaaagtaaattttgcatttcatgttgaaatcatggtcccagagtctgaaggaagactggagaggcacagaatccaagctgcttgaagtctagtgtgaagtttctgaagttagtaatgatttgggggggccgtgacgtctgctggtgttggtccattgtgttttatcaagtgcaaagtcaatgcagccatcttccaggagattttggagcgctttatgcttccatctgctgacaagctttatggagatgctgatttacttttccagcaggactttagcacctgcctacagtgcaaaaaccacttccaagtggtttgctgaccatgatattactgtgttttattggccagccaacatgcctgacctgaatctatgggatattttcaagagaaagatgagaaacagtcgatccaacaatatacagatgatctgaaggctcaatagtgcctcagcagtgccacaggctgatcacttccatgccacacttcactgatgctgtaatttgtgctaggagcaagtcatttgctgtaacatgtgctgccgaccaagtattgagtgtacaaatgagcATACTTTAcagaacttttctgttttgaaaatccattttttgattgatcttaggaaatattctaatattttgagatactggattttggactttcatgagctgtacgctctaatcatcaaaatttaaaaaaaaaacttttgaaatgttttactttacatgtagggaatctataatatatgaaagtttcatatttaaaaataatttacaataaaaaaaatgaactttttgatgatattctaattatatgaccagcacctgtattatACCAcaatttaaaacttaaaaccTTTACAACCCGTCTGCATTAAATGTGAATATTATGCTGGTAAACATTTTTAAGTGATACCATGTAGCACATTAACTTTGGCAgctctgaaataaaaattagaaaACTGTCTATTTTCACCCTCTTTGGTCCTATCAGGAGAAGTCTTCCCGCACTCTTGAGAGGGAAGAGAAATGCCGGGCCTCAAGGGACCAACTAGTTTTGTCCGTGAACCAGGACTGTGATCAGGAATTGTACATTCCATCTGTGGATTTACTCACAGCTCAAGTATGAGCGATCAGCATGATTCACTAATTCCATCACGTTTGTCATGTTTCTCATTCTATCATTATGTTTCATGAAGAACTTGTCAATTTCACATACTCTCTTTTGCCATTTACTTAGGACTTACTGTCATTTGAACTGCTGGACATCAACATCGTGCAAGAGCTGGAGAGCGTGCCCAACAACACTCCTGCAGGTCACTTTAAAACTGGAATAATGTCTTATGTGCTCCTAATATTTAGCATGCATGGCTTTTATTGGTTATgcttattaatattgaacagtaaagattaaataaataaataacttttctaaTGTTCTCATTGTCTCTTTGTCTGTAAATGTATAAAGACATTACTCCATGCATATCGCCTTTGCCCCATGATGGACCTCTTCAGGAGAAACCAACATTGGGGTTGATCCAAGAAGAAACAGAAGCCCAAGGAGTCAGCAGCATCCTGGGTACATTTTACAGGAGAACATTTTTTGCACTATTTGTCTGTATAATACTGTCCGTGATTATGTAGCTGTTTATATTTCTGTACTTTCTCTGATGTCTTATTCACAGATGTGGCTCAGGGGACAGAATTAGAGGGAGTCCCAGCACAAGAGAAAGGAGAGGAGAGCATCATTGGGCCTCAGTTTGTCAGTCCATCTGTTATCCGCTCTCTCACCCTTGAAGTAGCAGAACATGGGACGCTTTGTGGGAAATGCCCAGCTAAAGGTTTGTGGAGGGAATAATTTCAGTAATTTTCATAATAGGTGGAAACTAGTCCATTTCAGCGTGGCTCACTTGAAGTCAGACTGATTACAGCACATTAAGTTGTTACGGCCATTTCACACTGCTAGCGTGAGCAGCGTGTATTTTTTTGGTGTGAATGTTAACCAATGGGTGTGTTCACACCGCGAGCAGGAGCAGCGCGTGAGCGGCAGTGAAGCGGGGGTTTCAGCGCAGAGTCAATGTTTGCTGGACTGCTgacgctcaattaaagtgaaagcacacgtttgatggacaaaataaaagaaaagaaaaattaagaataaaaaatatttatatagaagatttacccatttaatcttgtttttaattattcagtttcgggtgaaagtatggtgtattataaaaaaactaagtaaactagccagaaaataagATATATAAACATTCTTTTAGTTATTATTCATATAGGCTGTAGCACTACCCAAATCAAACTGAGTTTGCTTTTTTCTGCCACGTTTGCTGTCTTGTAAACATGTGCGCGCCTCAGATGATGTAAACATTCACGATTTACCACATTAGTGTGCAGCAATATGACATGaggctttttttgtttgtttgttgtttaccATCGTGCACCTCCCCATGTTAACAGACTTTCAAGACTATTAAGTTTATAAATGACCAAAACAAATTTATAGTTGTCTTTGTAAAGGAATGCTCACTTTATATGTAGCTTGGAGCCGATACTGTGACGCTATACAAACACTTCCAATGTGAATACTCACATGTATACTGAATactgcagctgcagtgatggtgTAGTTACGCTGACGTGAAGATGACGCACTGCTCACACTTGCGGTGGGAAACGGCCATTACTCTGTACTCGGTACAACCCATCATGTAGAAAATCTTTATTGGtacttttaatagttttagtagCCTTTTTCTATTACATTTACATCTATtacatcaaatcatcatattagagaTATcatatcacaggaataaattacattttaaaatatatttaatagaaaacagttattttaaattgtaaaaaatatttcacaatattactgtttttactgtatttttaattaagtataTGTAGCCTTGGTGGACAGGAGAGATGTTTATTTAACAGTTTCGTATGAAAGTTACAAGATTATTTaccttttacatttttctttttacatttcatttttgcCATTTTAAGTGGTGCGCCCAGCCCCGCAAGGTTCGATGTCACTTTGTGAGAGGAAATCAGAAAAAGTTTCAGAAACAGGAAGCATGTTAATATCTGCTCCAGCCCCACTGAAAGTAGAGATGGCACGAATCTCCAGCCCTACTTCACCACAGACAGAGACCACTGAGATAGCTGTTCCCCTGCTGACGCTACCAACAGAACTCGTTAGCACAGGTAACAGGGCATTGAGAATAATTATTTCCGACCATTGTCTAATCAGACATTGTATTTGTAATTGACAGatctgtttttttcttgtaaatttCAAATTTGCCTAAGTGTATTTAAAGTAGTCAGCTTCTTACCAATAACAGTAAATTGTTTAGTCATTAAAGTGATTTTTCTTATGTTCAGATGAGGGTCACGAGTCTGACATCGAGCAGATCCTGGTGGAACCTGCAGGTGGAGATCTGGTAGAGGAGGGAGAGGAGGAAGTGGATAAGAAAGAGCAAGTTAAGGACACAGAACAGGCTAAGGAAACTCGTAGCAGAACTTCATCTGCATCTTCAGAAGACTACATCATCATCCTCCCTGATTGCTTTGACACCAGCCGTCCACTAGGAGAGTCCATGTACAGCTCAGCCCTGTCGCAGCCTGGAGAAGAGCCTGCAGAGGGAGACAAACTAGAATCAGTGGAAACC includes the following:
- the nbr1b gene encoding next to BRCA1 gene 1 protein isoform X2 → MDFYINLKVNFRGNAKSFLLSGSETKSWESMEAMVKRSFGLCNLQLTYFDEENEEVSINSQLEYEEALKSAARQGNRLQMNVYETRGSRATVPGPGPPPGSGVGLGQVKPGTVGEPKKGFRPPQHCPTLAQVVIVNELKGGKAEDKTPPAWFTSYMEKFKDQVVREAVEKICREFSGQCCIHKPVGPEAQVPEVTSSTLPGAPSSAPACSSCRGQTAGGGYQCSVCTSCTLCEPCSFSHDPSHNLVRARTPLSIPEHGSPAPDHSRFYRRGDRSFRKAEKQRLKAEKRQLKAEVKEIRKQLRMERRGLQWSTAGEGSSSPVLLQPRATQANSPDRPKRPCPLAVPAMTALLLDENLPDGSRLRPGTKFIKYWKMKNSGRVCWDSETKLKFMWGNLAVGSGERWREVAVPTLQPGQVGVVSVALCAPTLEGTYTSHWRLAHRGEQFGPRVWCSIVVDPHAPTAICADGLLVSPCVTPQEKSSRTLEREEKCRASRDQLVLSVNQDCDQELYIPSVDLLTAQDLLSFELLDINIVQELESVPNNTPADITPCISPLPHDGPLQEKPTLGLIQEETEAQGVSSILDVAQGTELEGVPAQEKGEESIIGPQFVSPSVIRSLTLEVAEHGTLCGKCPAKVVRPAPQGSMSLCERKSEKVSETGSMLISAPAPLKVEMARISSPTSPQTETTEIAVPLLTLPTELVSTDEGHESDIEQILVEPAGGDLVEEGEEEVDKKEQVKDTEQAKETRSRTSSASSEDYIIILPDCFDTSRPLGESMYSSALSQPGEEPAEGDKLESVETAELQSPVAAAVSVDANDMLCASQTLDAVPLTPVIVVAPRPSVKSCTETQEQTDNGPEEQEGCDPTEPGDKEEDSEPNQPDPENSLASAKSETEELRANSITGGLVKGALSVAASAYKALFTGQTGSEKLPEDAASHDAMMAVLVEMGFGDRALNQRLLQKHNRNLLDVVNELVQMTDNDWYTTRY
- the nbr1b gene encoding next to BRCA1 gene 1 protein isoform X1, whose amino-acid sequence is MDFYINLKVNFRGNAKSFLLSGSETKSWESMEAMVKRSFGLCNLQLTYFDEENEEVSINSQLEYEEALKSAARQGNRLQMNVYETRGSRATVPGPGPPPGSGVGLGQVKPGTVGEPKKGFRPPQHCPTLAQVVSRKVQAAVPEEGLVIVNELKGGKAEDKTPPAWFTSYMEKFKDQVVREAVEKICREFSGQCCIHKPVGPEAQVPEVTSSTLPGAPSSAPACSSCRGQTAGGGYQCSVCTSCTLCEPCSFSHDPSHNLVRARTPLSIPEHGSPAPDHSRFYRRGDRSFRKAEKQRLKAEKRQLKAEVKEIRKQLRMERRGLQWSTAGEGSSSPVLLQPRATQANSPDRPKRPCPLAVPAMTALLLDENLPDGSRLRPGTKFIKYWKMKNSGRVCWDSETKLKFMWGNLAVGSGERWREVAVPTLQPGQVGVVSVALCAPTLEGTYTSHWRLAHRGEQFGPRVWCSIVVDPHAPTAICADGLLVSPCVTPQEKSSRTLEREEKCRASRDQLVLSVNQDCDQELYIPSVDLLTAQDLLSFELLDINIVQELESVPNNTPADITPCISPLPHDGPLQEKPTLGLIQEETEAQGVSSILDVAQGTELEGVPAQEKGEESIIGPQFVSPSVIRSLTLEVAEHGTLCGKCPAKVVRPAPQGSMSLCERKSEKVSETGSMLISAPAPLKVEMARISSPTSPQTETTEIAVPLLTLPTELVSTDEGHESDIEQILVEPAGGDLVEEGEEEVDKKEQVKDTEQAKETRSRTSSASSEDYIIILPDCFDTSRPLGESMYSSALSQPGEEPAEGDKLESVETAELQSPVAAAVSVDANDMLCASQTLDAVPLTPVIVVAPRPSVKSCTETQEQTDNGPEEQEGCDPTEPGDKEEDSEPNQPDPENSLASAKSETEELRANSITGGLVKGALSVAASAYKALFTGQTGSEKLPEDAASHDAMMAVLVEMGFGDRALNQRLLQKHNRNLLDVVNELVQMTDNDWYTTRY